A window of Thermus filiformis genomic DNA:
CCACCTCCGCGTGGCCCAGGCTCCCGTCCGAAAGCTCGGCGGTGAGGAGGAAGTGGTCCAGCTCGGCGAGCTCAGAGGCACGCCCCCAGCGGAGGGGGGCCCGCAGGGGCAGGCGGTAGGGTCTGGCCCGGAGGTCCTTGAGGGTCGCCATGCCTACAGTTTAAGGAAGCGCCGGACCGCCTCCACCTCCTCCTCGAGGGAGAGGACCTCGGTGTCCAGGACCAGGGCCCGGGGATGGCCCGAAAGAAGGCGCAAGGGGCCTTCGGGGTCGTAGTTCCGCTTCTCCTCGGCCACGATCTTGAGCTTGGCCAGGACCTCCTCGAGGGGGGCGAGGCCCAGAGCCTCCTCCAGCTCCTTCTGGGAAAGGACCCCCTCGGCCAGGCGCCTAAGCTCCAAAAGCTCCTCCTCCCTCAGGGCCACCCGGTCAAAGGCGTCCCGGCGGCCGAGGAGGCGCCTAAGCCGGGTGGCCTCCCGGGCCTGGAGGGCCACGAAGCGCGCCCGGGGGAGGTGGGCCAGGGCGTAGGCCACCTCCGCCTCGCCCCTCAGGCCGTCAAAGAGGAGGAGGGGCCTAGGCTCGGCGTACCCCCGGGCCAGGACCTCGGCCACCCCGCCGGGGAACTCCTCGCGGAAGCGGCGGGTGAGGCGGAACCGCTCCTCCCGGGGCAAGGGGGGCCTCGCCCCGTAGCGAGGGAGGACGTACTGGTCCACCAGGGCCCTCCGGTCGGGGAGAAGGGGCAGGCCCAGGGCCTGGACCAGGGTGCTCTTCCCCACCCCGGTGAGGCCCACCAGGACGACCAGCTCCAGTTCCTGGACCGGGACGAGGCCCGGGGCTTCCTCCAGGGAGAAGGCCACCATACGCCGGATTCTACGGTATCATCTAGGGCATGCGGAGGACCTTCGCCCTTTTCCTCCTCCTGGGCCTGGCCCTGGCCCAGGGACCGGCCTACCCGGAGAACACCCTCGGCCTGGCCTACGCCCCGGACGGGGGCCGCCTCTTCCTGCAGGGGAGCGCCCTCCTCCCCTTCAGCCCCCTGGGGATAGACACGGGCCTCGAGGCCCAGCTCCTCCTCTCCTCCTCTCCCGAGGCCTACGCCCTTTTCAAGGCCAACCTCCTCCCCGGCCTGGTCCTGATGGACCTCTACACCTCCTTGGGCCTGGGGCTGGACCTGCGCTACCCCCTGGGCCTCCACCTGGGTCCATTGGTCTCCCTCGAGCTTCCCGGAAGCGCCCTCTGGCTCTACGGCGGGGCGGGCTACCAGGCGGGGCTCCACCTGGCCTGGGGGGCGGGGTTCCGGGTCTACCTGGACCCCGTGGCCCTGGAGGTGAGCGCCACCGACCGCTACCCCTTCGCCCTTAGCCTCCTCTACCTGTGGTGAAGCGGGACCTCCTCCCCTACCTGGCCTTCTCCGCCCCCGCCTTGGGGGTTTTGGCCCTCTTCGTCCTCTACCCCTTTTTGGATGTGGTGCGGTTTTCCACCTGGGACTGGTCCGGCCTCTCCGAGCCCAAGCCCGTGGGCCTGGAGAACTACCGCCGCCTCCTGAGCGACCCAGCCTTCTACCAAAGCCTCTGGGTCACCCTCAAGTTTCTGCTCCTGGCCCTGCCCGCCTTCGTCCTCCTCTCCCTGGCCCTGGCCGTGGCCCTGGAGGGGGCGGTCTACGAGCGCTTCGTCAAGGCCCTCCTCTTCCTGCCCGGCCTGGTGACCCTGGGCGGGGCCACCCTCTCCTGGTACACCCTCTTCACCCCCGAGTACGGGGCCCTGGCCCAGCTTTTGCCCATCCCCCCCTGGGACCGGGAGGGGTTCTGGGCCCTGGTCATGGTCGTGGCCTTCACCCTCTGGCGGCACCTGGGCTACGGGGTCCTGGTGGCCTCGGCCCGGCTCAAGGCCATCCCCAAGGCCCTCCTCGAGGCGGCCTACGTGGACGGCGCCACCTCCTGGCAGGCCTTCCGCCACGTCACTTTGCCCCTGCTGCGGCCCGCCTTGGCCTTCCTCACCGTGGTGGGGACGATCCTGGCCTTCCAGTCCTACTCTGCCGTCTTCCTTCTCACCCGGGGCGGCCCCTACGGGGAGACCCGGGTCCTGGGCTACTACCTGTACGAGGCGGGGTTTGAGAACTTCCGCCTGGGCTACGCTGCGGCCCTGACCCTGGTCATCCTGGTCCTCACCTTCCTCTTCGCCTACGCCCAGCTGAGGCTCCTCAAGGAGGCGGAATGAGGCACTTCTTCGTCTTCCTGGTGGTCCTCTTCGTGGCCCTCCCCTTCCTCTGGATGGCCTACGCGGCCTTCATGCCGCCGGAGGCGGTCTACTCGGGAGAGGTCTTCTCCCAGGTGGGCCTCACCCTGGAGAACGTGAAGCGGCTTCAGAAGGAAGGGTTCTGGGACCGGCTCCTCTTCTCCTTGGGCCTGACGGGGAGCGTGGTCCTCCTCCAGCTCCTCTTCGGCCTCATGGCGGCCTACGCCCTCAGGGGGGGGCTCCGGCTCCTCCCCTTCTACCTGGTCCTGATGGCCGTCCCCGCCGAGCTCCTCCTGGTGCCCCTCTACGGCCTTCTGAAGGGCCTCCGCCTCCTGGACCACCCTTTGGCCTTGGTCCTGCCCTTCGCGGTGAGCCCCTTCGTCGTCTACCTCCTCTACCAGGCCCTAAAGGCGGTGCCCGAGGAGCTTCTGGAGGCGGCCCGGCTGGACGGGGCCGGCCACCGGGTCCTCCTCTTCCGGGTCCTGCTGCCCCTAATCCGGCCCAGCCTGGTGGCGGCGGGGGTCCTCTCCTTCGCCGCCCACTGGAACCTGGTCCTCTACCCCCGGGTCATGGTCTCCGACCCCCGGTTCTGGACGATCCAGACCTGGCTCACCGACCTGCAGCGCAAGTACCCCGTGGACTGGGGCCTCCTCTCCGCCGCCGCCCTGATGAGCATCCTGCCCCTGGCCCTCCTCTACCTCCTGTTTGAGCGGAGCATCGTCTCCACCTTTGAGGAAGGGCTCAAGGGGTAGAGTCTGCTATGCTTAGGGGTAAGGAGGTGAAGGATGCGGAGCCTGGGGGTCTGGCTTCTGGCCCTGCTCCTGGCCGGGTGCGTGCCCATCGCGGTGCTCCGGGACCCGGAACCGGTCTTGGGGCGGGAGATGGCCTTCGGCCTGAGCGCGGTGGGGGCGGAAGGGGGCGCCTTCCTCGTGCCCTACGCCGCCTACGCCCAGGGGGACGGCCGGACGGAGTACAACTTCTCCCTGCAGATGGGCCTGCGGGCGGGCGTAAAGCAGGCCCTCCTTCCGGGGGTCTCCTTGGACGCGGGCCTCACCCTGCCTCCCCTCCTCGGGACTGACGGGGTGCCCCTGGCCGCGGACACGGGGCTCCTCCTCGGCCTGGGAGGCCTCTACCTTTCCCCCCGGGTCCACTGGGTGGGGTTCGTGTCCCAGGAGCTGGGCGTCTCCGGCCTCCTCTACCAGGCCACGCTGGGCTACCGGGGAGAGGGGTTCCGGATGGAGGTAGGGGTCCTGATCAACGAGGCGGGTAACGCGCTTTTCAGCGTCTCCGGCGCCGTGCGCTTCTAGGGGTAGGGCTTGCCATGTAAGGAGGTGATAAGAAACCCCCCTGGAGCGTTCCGCTCAGGGCAAGCAAAAGCTCATCAGAGATATCCGCTTCGGACGGTAGAGCCTTGGGTGTGGACCACCAAAACAGGAATGGATCAAGCCGGTTTCTTATGAGGGATGCGGACTTGGGTCTTTCTCCTTTCCCTCCTGCTTGCGGGGTGCTTCCCCGCGGCGGTGCTCCGGAGCCCCGAGCCGGTGCGGGGGGCCGAGCTCAGCCTGGGGGGGAGCCTTATTTGGGTCACCCTCCCCTCCAACTACTCTTTTTTATGGGCCCTACCCTACCTGGGGTACGCCTGGGGGGACGGGAGTACGGAGTTCAACCTCTCGGTGCAAATGGGCCCCCGCTTCGGGGTCAAGCAGGCCCTGGCCCCCGGCCTCTCCTTGGACGCGGGCCTGACCCTGGCCCGCACCCCGGTTCCTAGTGTGAGCGGCCCCATCCTGGACGTGGGCCTCCTGGCGGGCGTGGGGGAGCTCTACGTCTCCCCCCGGGTGCACGTGTGGTTCACGGATGAGGGGTACACCCTCGGCTTTTACCAGGCCACGCTGGGCTACCGGGAAGGCGGGTTTTCCCTGGAAGGGGGGGTGCTCCTAGGAGGGAATGGCCTGTTGCAACTTAACCTCTCCGGGGCTCTGCACTTCGGCCTTTAGCCCTTTCCCGGGGTGGCTCGGCCCTTGGGGGAGGTTCTCGCGAAGCGCGCCCGCAGGGCCTCGAGCCTCTCCCGCACCCGCTCCTCCCACCCCTCCCCCGTGGCCTGGAAGAGGGTGAGGAGCATCGTCTCCACCTTTGAGGAGGGGCTCAAGGGATAGAGTCTGCTATACTCAGGGGTAAGGAGGTGAAGGATGCGGAGCCTGGGGGTCTGGCTTCTGGCCCTGCTCCTGGCCGGGTGCGTGCCCATCGCGGTGCTTCGGGACCCGGAGCCGGTCTTGGGGCGGGAGATGACCTTCGGCCTGAGCGCGCTGATGTCGGAAGGGGGCGCCTTCCTCGTGCCCTACGCCGCCTACGCCCAGGGGGACGGCCGGACGGAGTACAACTTCTCCCTGCAGATGGGCCTGCGGGCGGGCGTAAAGCAGGCCCTCCTTCCGGGGGTCTCCCTGGACGCGGGCCTCACCCTGCCTCCCCTCCTCGGAGCTGACGGGGTGCCCCTGGCCGCGGACGCGGGGCTCCTCCTCGGCCTGGGGGACCTCTACCTTTCCCCCCGGGTCCACTGGGTGGGGTTCGTGTCCCAGGAGCTGGGCGTCTCCGGCCTCCTCTACCAGGCCACGCTGGGCTACCGGGGAGAGGGGTTCCGGATGGAGGTAGGGGTCTTGGCCAATGGGGAGGGTGGCGCGCTTTTCAGCGTCTCCGGCGCCGTGCGCTTCTAGGGGTAGAGCTTGCCATGTAAGGAGGTGAAGATTGCGGATTCTGGTCTTTCTCCTTTCCCTCCTGCTTGCGGGGTGCTTCCCCGCGGCAGTGCTCCGGAGCCCCGAGCCGGTGCGGGGGGCCGAGCTCAGCCTGGGGGGGAGCCTCTTCCCGGCCCCCGCCTCCAGCCGCTACCCCGTGTGGGGCCTGCCCTACCTGGGGTACGCCTGGGGGGACGGGAGCACGGAGTTCAACCTCTCGGCGCAAATAGGCCCCCGCTTCGGGGTCAAGCAGGCCCTGGCCCCCGGCTTCTCCTTGGACGCGGGCCTGACCCTGATCCTCTCCCCGAGGCCCAGCGTGGACGCCCTCATCCTGGACGTGGGCCTCCTGGCGGGCGCAGGAGGCCTCTACGTCTCCCCCCGGGTGCACGCGGGGATCACGACCGGGGGAAGCCCCGTCGGCTTCTACCAGGCCACGCTGGGCTACCGGGGAGGCGGGTTTTCCCTGGAAGGGGGGGTGCTCCTGGGAGGGGGTGGCCCGGTCCAGTTCAACCTCTCCGGGGCCCTGCACCTCGGCCTTTAGCCCTTTCCCGGGCTGGCTCGGCCCTTGGGGGAGGTTCTTGCGAAGCGCGCCCGCAGGGCCTTTAGCCTCTCCTGCACCCGCTCCTCCCACCCTTCCCCCGTGGCCTCAAAGAGGGTGAGGCCCTCGAGGCCCTCTGGCAGGTACCGCTGGGCGAAGCTCCCCTCCTTGTCCTGGTGGTAGTAGGCGTACCCCTCCCCGTGGCCCAGGGCCTTCATCAGCGGGGTGGGGGCGTTCCTTAGGTTCAGGGGGACGGGGGCCTCGGGGTGGGCCCTGGCCGCCTCCTGGGCCCTCTGCCAGGCCGTGTAGAGGCTATTGGACTTGGGGGCGAGGGCCAGGTAGACCGCCGCCTCCACCAAGGCCAGCTCCCCTTCCGGGCTTCCCAGGGCCTCGTAGGCCTCCCTGGCCGCCACCGCCAGGCGCAGGGCCAGGGGGTCGGCCAGACCCACGTCCTCCAGGGCGATGCGGATGAGGCGGCGGGCCACGTAGAGGGGGTCGGCCCCGCCCTCCAGAAGGCGGGCCAGGTAGTAGAGGGCGGCGTCCACGTGGCTTCCCCGGATGGACTTGTGCAGGGCGGAGACCAGGTCGTAAAACGCGTCCCCGAGGCGGTCCATCCCGGTGGGGGTGGAGCCGAGGGCCAAGCGGACGGTCTCCAGGGAGAGGCGGGGGGAGAGGCGGGCCGCGAGCTCGAGGGCGTTCAGGGCCCGGCGCGCATCCCCCTGGGCGGCCTGGGCCAAAAGGCGCAGGGCCTCCTCGTCCCACCCCTCCAGGCCCAGAAGGCCCAGCCCGCGGCGAAGCAGGGTCAGGACCTCCTCCTCGGAAAGGGGGTAAAGGGGGAAGAAGCGGAGCCGGGAGCGCAGGGCGGGGACCAGGGCGAAGGAGGGGTTCTCCGTGGTGGCCCCCACCAGGACCAGGAGGCCGGACTCGAGGTGGGGCAAAAGGGCGTCCTGCTGGGCCTTGTTAAAGCGGTGGATCTCGTCCAGGAGGAGGACCGCCCGGCCAGCCTTCCGGGCCATCTCCACCGCCTTCCGCACCTCGGCCACCCCCGCCTCCACCGCGGAGAGCCGGAAGAGGGGCAGGCCCGCCCCCTGGGCCAGGAGGTGGGCCAAGGTGGTCTTCCCCGTCCCCGGGGGGCCGAAGAGGACCATGGAGGAGAGGACCCTCTCCTCCAGCATCCGCCTTAAGGGGCGGCCCTCCCCCACCAGGTGGGCCTGCCCCACGAACTCCTCCAGGCTCCGGGGCCGGAGCCGTTCCGCCAGGGGTGCTGCGGCCTCCACTTTCCCATGGTAAACTCTGGCCCAGATGCTCGGCTTCTTCCTCCTGCCCTGGGGCCTCCTCCTTCTGGGGCTCTTCCCCCTGTACCGGGAGGTCCGCCTGGGGTGCCCCGGCTGCGTCCAGGCCGAGGTCTACCCGGGGCTTCTTTTGCTCCTAGAAGCCGTGCTCCTCGCCGGGGCAGGAAGCCTTTTCACCCGCCTCCCCCTGGGGCCCAGGACCCGCAACCTCCTGGTCCTGGGCCTCGGCCTCCTGGCCCTGGACCGGGGGTACGAGAGCGCCCTCCTCCTCTCCGGGACCCCCCTGCCCCCCCTGGCGCCCCTGGCGGGGATCCTGGGGGTAGGGGCCTTCGTCCTGGCCTTCCTCCAAGCCACGGGGCCGGAGGCCCCCCTCCTTCCTCCTTTGCCCGGCTACACCCTCCCCTCCGGCCTGATGGGGAAGGAGGCCCTATGGGCCCTGGAAGGAAGCCTGGAGGGCCTGGCCCGGAGGCGGCCCCTCTACCTCCTCTACCTGGCCACCGAGGCCCCCCCGGAGGCGTTGGCGGGGCTTTTGAGACGGGGGGACCTGGCCTTTGACCTGGGGCAAGGGGAGTACCTGGTCCTGCTCCAGCGGGCGAGGCCTGAGGAGGCGATGGGGCTCCTGAAGCGGCTCCAAGCCCAGCTTCCCCTCCGGGCCCACGCCATGGAGCGCTGGCAGAAGGGGCGGCTGAAGGGCCTCCTGCAGAAGCTCCAGGCGGAGATCCTGCTCCGCACTTCCCAGTAGGGGGCCTCTGGTGTAGCCCGCTTGTGCCCTACACCGCAAAGGGGTGTAGGGCCTCGCCCTTTAGCCCCGGCCGCCCGGCCGCCCGGGGGGCTACCCTGGGGGCATGGAACAGGGGAAAGCCATCAGCCAAGCCTGGCAGGAGGCCATGGAAACCTACGGGGAGAAGGAAGAGGAGTAAAGGCGTCCGGGAAGGAGGGGGGCAGGCCCCCCTCCTTGACGTTTTGGCCGCGGCGGACCCGCACCTGGCCTTTGCCAGGGTGGGGCGGTCTACACCCCCAGCTTCTCGGAGCGCTTCCTCTGTGAGGGGTCCAGGACCCGCTTGCGCAGGCGCAGGCTTTTCGGGGTGACCTCCAGGAGCTCGTCGGGGGCCAGGAACTCCAGGGCCTCCTCGAGGCCCAGCCTGCGGGGCGGGACCAGGCGGATGTTCTCGTCCGAGCCCGCGGCCCGGACGTTGGTGAGCTTCTTGTTGATGCAGACGTTCACGTCCAGGTCGTTCTCCCGGACGTGCTCCCCCACGATCATGCCCACGTAGACCTCCGTCCCCGGCTCTATGAAGAACTGGATGCGCTCCTGGAGCCGGAAGAGGCTGTAGGCGTAGGCCACCCCCGCCTCCATGGCCACCGCGCTCCCCGTGCGCCGGGTCTCCAGGGGGCCCAGGTAGGGGCCGTAGCCGTGGAAGGTGTGGCTCATCACCCCCTCCCCGGCGGTGAGGGAGAGGAACTGGCTCCGGAAGCCGAAAAGCGCCCGGGCCGGCAGGACGAAGTCGGCCCGGACCCGGCCCTCCCCCTGCTCCATGTGCTGCATCTGGGCCTTCCGGCTTCCCAAAGCCTCCATCACCGGGCCGAAGCGGCTTTCCGGCACGTCCACCACCAGGTACTCGTAGGGCTCGAGCCCCTCCTTGAGCAAGACCCGGGGCTGGCCCACGCTAAACTCGTACCCCTCCCGCCTGAGGGTCTCCAGGAGGACGGCGAGGTGGAGCTCCCCCCGACCCTGGAGCTCAAAGGTGTCCGGGGCGGTCTCCACCACCCGCAGGGCCACGTTGGTCTGGAGCTCCTTGAGAAGCCGCTCCTTGAGCTGGCGGCTGGTCACGTACCGCCCCTCCCGGCCCGCGAAGGGGCTGGTGTTGGGGGTGAGGGTGAGGGCCACGGTGGGCTCGTCCACCTCCAGGCGGGGGAGGGCCTCCGGGGCCTCCAAAGCGGCCAGGGTGTCGCCGATCTCCACCCCCTCCATCCCCGCCAGGGCCACGATGTCCCCGGCCACGGCCTCCTCCACCTCGAGGCGGCCCAGGCCGTGGTGGGTGAAGAGGGCCACCACCTTGGCCTCCCGGAGGCCCTCCCGGGCCAGGACCGCCACCTTTTCCCCCTTCCGCACCCGCCCCCGGTGGATGCGGCCGAGGGCGATGCGGCCCAGGTAGGGGGAGTGGTCCAGGTTGGCCACCCGGAGCTGGAAGGGGCCCTCCTCCACCCTGGGCGGGGGGATGTGGGCCAGGATGGCCTCAAAGAGCTCCGATAGGTCGGGCCGGGGCTCCTCCCGCCAGGCCCGCCCCTCCCGGCCGATGGCGTAGAGGTAGGGAAAGTCCAGCTGCTCCTCCGAGGCCCCGAGCTCCACCATCAGGTCAAAGGTGAGGGACAGGACCTCGTCGGGCCGGGCCTCCTTCTTGTCCACCTTGTTTATCACCACCAGGGGCTTCAGCCCCGCCTCCAGGGCCTTGCGCAGGACGAACCGTGTCTGGGGCATGGGCCCCTCCGCCGCGTCCACCAGGAGCAGGACCCCGTCCACCATGGAAAGGGCCCGCTCCACCTCCCCGCCGAAGTCCGCGTGGCCCGGCGTGTCCACGATGTTGATCTTGGTCCCCCGCCAGTACAAGGCGGTGTTCTTGGCCAGGATGGTGATGCCCCGCTCCCGCTCGAGGTCAAAGGAGTCCAGAAGCCGCTCCCCCTCCTCCCCCCGCTCCAGGGCCCCCGACTGGCGGAGCATTGCGTCCACCAGGGTGGTCTTGCCGTGGTCCACGTGGGCTATGATCGCTATGTTTCTAAACTCCATGGGCACTCCCAATCCCCCCACTTTAGCACGCCGGGCGTAGGATAGAGGCATGGTGGTCGCCACCTTCTCCCTGGTGGCCCGGGACCCGGACACGGGGGACCTGGGCGTGGCCGTGGCCAGCAAGTTCCTGGCGGTGGGGGCGGTGGTGCCCCACGCGGAGGCGGGCGTGGGGGCCATCGCCACCCAGTCCTACGCCAACCCCCGCTTCGGCCCCCAGGGCCTGGCCCTCCTGCGGCAGGGGGCCTCCCCGGAAGGGGTCCTGGAGGCTTTCCGCCGCACCGATCCTGGGCTGGAAAAGCGCCAGTTCGGCCTGGTGACCGCCCGGGGAGAGGCCCTCACCTTCACCGGCCAAGACTGCCACCCCTGGGCGGGCGGGGTGGCGGGGGAGGGGTTCGCCGCCCAGGGCAACCTCCTGGCGGGCCCCGAGGTGGTGGAGGCCATGGCCCAGACCTTCCAGGCCTCCCGGGCCCCCTTCCCCGAGCGGCTCCTCCTGGCCCTGGAGGCGGGGGAGAAGGCCGGGGGGGACCGGCGGGGCCGGCAGTCGGCGGCGCTCCTGGTGGTGGGCGAGGGCAAGGGGTACGGGGGGCTTTGGGACCGGTACGTGGACCTTCGGGTGGACGACCACCCGGAGCCGATCCCCGAGCTCTTCCGCCTCCTCTCCCTCCACCGCCTCCTCTTCGGCCGGGGGCGGCCCAGACCGCTTAAGGAAGGGGAGATCCGCTGGATCCAGGCCCTTTTGCAGCGGGAGGAGGGGTACGAGGGCGGGGTCACGGGCCGCTGGGACGAGGCCACGGAGGCAGCCTTCCTCCGGCTCATCGGCCGGGAGAACCTGGAGGAGCGCTACGGGGGAGGGAGCCTCCTGGACGAGGAGGTCCTGGACTACCTGAAGGAGCGGTTCGGATGGTCGTCCTAGGCGCGGGCGGCGTGGTCTTCAACCCCCAGGGGGAGGTCCTCCTCCTGCGGGACCGGATGGGGTTCTGGGTCTTCCCCAAGGGGCACCTCGAGGCGGGCGAGACCCCCGAGGAGGCGGCGGTGCGGGAGGTCCTGGAGGAGACGGGCATCCGGGCCCGGGTCATCTCCCCCCTGCCCTCCACCGCCTACGTCAACCCCAAGGGGGTGCGGCGGGAGGTGGTCTGGTTCCTGATGGAGGGGGAGGGGACGCCCCGCCTCGAGGCGGGCATGACCGGCGCGGGCTTCTTCCCGGTGGAGGAGGCCCGGAGGCTTTTGGCCTTTCCCGAGGACCTCGGGCTTCTGGAGGCGGCCCTTGCTCTACGCCCTTGAGGACAAGACCCCCCAGGTCCACCCCAGCGCCTTCGTGGCGGAAAGCGCGGTGGTGGTGGGGGACGTGGTCATCGGGGAGGGGGCCTCGGTCTGGTTCCAGGCGGTGCTCCGGGGGGACCTGGAGCGGGTGGTGGTGGGCCCGGGGAGCAACGTCCAAGACGGGGCCGTCCTACACGCCGACCCCGGCTTCCCCTGCCTCCTCGGCCCCTCGGTCACCGTGGGCCACCGGGCGGTGGTCCACGGGGCGGTGGTGGAGGAGGGGGCCTTGGTGGGCATCGGGGCGGTGGTGCTGAACGGGGCCCGGATCGGGCGGAACGCGGTGGTGGGGGCGGGGGCGGTGGTCCCGCCGGGGGTGGTGATCCCCGAGGGGATGCTGGCCCTGGGGGTGCCCGCCCGGCCCGTCCGCCCTACCGACCCCCCCACAAACGCCCCCCGGTACCAGGCCCTGGCCCAGCGGTACCGGCAGGGGCTCAGACCCTGGGGAAGGCCGGTGCGGCTCCGGCTCACCCTGCGGGGGGAGGACGCCTTGAACCCCTTCAGCGACCTCCACCTCCGCCTCAAGCGGGAAGCGCCGGAGGCCCTCCTCCTCCTGCGGCGGATCGCCTCGAGCCAGGTGGGGCTTCTGGACCCGGAGGACCGGCTCGTCCGGCGGCTTCTGAGGGAGGGCCTCCTGGCGGAGGACTAATCCCACCCCGTCCCAGCTTGCGCTGGGACGGGGGCCCCGGTAAACCCCCCATCCTGGCTGGGGCCGTGTGTGCGAAAACGGGAAAAAAAGAGTATAAGGTACAAACCCTTTCGCGAAAGCGGGGCAAGATGGAACGCAAGATGGTGAAACTGGAAGACACGGGACTGACCTTTGAGACCGAGGTGGACCTCGAGCGCCTGAAGGGCCTGGCCCTGGGCTGGCTCGAGGCCATAGGCGAGGACCCAGCCCGGGAGGGCCTCCGGAAGACCCCGGAGCGGGTGGCCAAGGCCTGGGCCTTCCTCACCCGGGGGTACCGGCAGAACCTGAAGGAGATCGTCAACGAGGCGGTCTTCCAGGCGGAGGGGAGCGAGCTGGTGGTGGTCAAGGGGATTGAGTTCTACTCCATGTGCGAGCACCACCTCCTCCCCTTCTTCGGCCAAGTGCACATCGGCTACATCCCGGACGGGAAGATCCTGGGGCTTTCCAAGTTCGCCCGCATCGTGGACATGTTCGCCCGCCGCCTCCAGGTGCAGGAGCGCCTGGCGGTCCAGATCGCCGAGGCCATCCAGGAGGTCCTCTCCCCCCGGGGGGTGGGGGTGGTCATAGAGGGGGTCCACCTCTGCATGATGATGCGGGGGGTGGAGAAGCAGCACTCCCGGACCACCACGAGCGCCATGCTCGGCGTGTTCCGGGAGGACCAAAAGACCCGGGAGGAGTTCCTGAGCCTTATCCGCTGAAGCTCATTCGGGCGGCGTGGGGGCCTCGCAGACGGGCACCGCCATCTGGGGGGTGTAGGCCGAGGCCATCACTTGGATGGGGATCTCCGCGTCCCCCACCCCTTCTACGTGCACCTGGAGCGTCCCCGAGGTGGCGCCCTGGGGGACCTGGAAGAACAAGGTGGCCGGGTCGCTCTCCCGGGTCAGTTCCGCACTCGCCAAGAGGTCGGGCGGGAAGAGGACGTAGTTTTGACCCGAGTCCCAGTCCTCCTGGGTGCCGAAGGTGTTCCCCTTGAGGGCCATCCAGTCCCCCGCCCGGACCACACACCCCGCCACCACGTTGGGCTGGACCCCTTGTATGCGCAGGCTCCCGGTGGTCCGGATCCCCGAAGGGGAGGTGCAGGCCGCGAGGGCCAGGGCCAGGAGCAGTCCCAAACCAGTCTTCTTCATCTCTACCTCCTTATTTGCTCACTTGCGCGCACCGAACCCTCGGTGCTTGCGAAGGGCTTTTTCAAGCCCCCACCCCGGTTTGCGCCGGGGTGGGGGTGGGGCTTACTCCGAGCAGTGGCCCGGACCTATGCAGCCGTTGTTGTACTGGTCCAGGAGGTTCGCGTAGGACTTGGCCTGGGCCGCCTGATCCTTGGGGACGTTTCCGGGGCCGTAGGCGCTGAAGAAGGCCTCGGCCCAAGCCATCGCCCCGCTCACCGCGCTCCCGTCCGCCCCGTTCAGGATGTTCAGCTGGGCGGCGATGAACTGGTGGGCCAGGATGTAGTAGGCGTTCCCCTTAGGGCTTGTGCGCAAGACGTCAATGTAGGACTTTCCAGAAAGGTAGAAGGGCGTGTCCTCGCCGCTAGGGGCGATCTTGTCCCAGCCCACGTCCCGCTTGGCTGGCCCGTACTTGGAGTGGGTCTTCCAGTACCCCTGGGTCAGGGTGCAGCCCCCCGCGCAGGGCACCGTCACCGCCACCTGGGCCGAGGCGCTTCCCTGGGACCCGGTGGTGTTGGTGGTGAAGGTGGCGGTGTTTTCCACCTGGTACTGGCCGCAGGCATTGTATTCCTTCGTGTGCTACCTCATAGCTCCACCCCCGCCATCTTGAGCAGCAGCCGACTGCGGATCAGGTTGTGCACCAGGACGATGAGGTTCACCCGCGAGACCAGCCCCCAAAAGGACCGGGCCGACAGACGGTGAAGCCCCAGGGAACGGACCATCACGCTGAACCGCGTCTCTATCCAGTTCCGCACCCGACCCATCCAACCCCGCCATCCCGTCTCCACCACCCTTCCCCCACGCAACCGGTAAGGGGGCGTTTTGACCCCGGGGACCCAGCGAAACCCCCGGTCCCCAAGAACCGCAGGGAGACCCTCCAAAAGCTCTTCTCCCCAGGTCTCCCGAGCGTTGCCGGGCAGAAGACTCCAGCGAAAGAAAAGACCCCGGTCG
This region includes:
- a CDS encoding replication-associated recombination protein A, with amino-acid sequence MEAAAPLAERLRPRSLEEFVGQAHLVGEGRPLRRMLEERVLSSMVLFGPPGTGKTTLAHLLAQGAGLPLFRLSAVEAGVAEVRKAVEMARKAGRAVLLLDEIHRFNKAQQDALLPHLESGLLVLVGATTENPSFALVPALRSRLRFFPLYPLSEEEVLTLLRRGLGLLGLEGWDEEALRLLAQAAQGDARRALNALELAARLSPRLSLETVRLALGSTPTGMDRLGDAFYDLVSALHKSIRGSHVDAALYYLARLLEGGADPLYVARRLIRIALEDVGLADPLALRLAVAAREAYEALGSPEGELALVEAAVYLALAPKSNSLYTAWQRAQEAARAHPEAPVPLNLRNAPTPLMKALGHGEGYAYYHQDKEGSFAQRYLPEGLEGLTLFEATGEGWEERVQERLKALRARFARTSPKGRASPGKG
- a CDS encoding DUF1028 domain-containing protein yields the protein MVVATFSLVARDPDTGDLGVAVASKFLAVGAVVPHAEAGVGAIATQSYANPRFGPQGLALLRQGASPEGVLEAFRRTDPGLEKRQFGLVTARGEALTFTGQDCHPWAGGVAGEGFAAQGNLLAGPEVVEAMAQTFQASRAPFPERLLLALEAGEKAGGDRRGRQSAALLVVGEGKGYGGLWDRYVDLRVDDHPEPIPELFRLLSLHRLLFGRGRPRPLKEGEIRWIQALLQREEGYEGGVTGRWDEATEAAFLRLIGRENLEERYGGGSLLDEEVLDYLKERFGWSS
- a CDS encoding carbohydrate ABC transporter permease encodes the protein MKRDLLPYLAFSAPALGVLALFVLYPFLDVVRFSTWDWSGLSEPKPVGLENYRRLLSDPAFYQSLWVTLKFLLLALPAFVLLSLALAVALEGAVYERFVKALLFLPGLVTLGGATLSWYTLFTPEYGALAQLLPIPPWDREGFWALVMVVAFTLWRHLGYGVLVASARLKAIPKALLEAAYVDGATSWQAFRHVTLPLLRPALAFLTVVGTILAFQSYSAVFLLTRGGPYGETRVLGYYLYEAGFENFRLGYAAALTLVILVLTFLFAYAQLRLLKEAE
- a CDS encoding carbohydrate ABC transporter permease, producing MRHFFVFLVVLFVALPFLWMAYAAFMPPEAVYSGEVFSQVGLTLENVKRLQKEGFWDRLLFSLGLTGSVVLLQLLFGLMAAYALRGGLRLLPFYLVLMAVPAELLLVPLYGLLKGLRLLDHPLALVLPFAVSPFVVYLLYQALKAVPEELLEAARLDGAGHRVLLFRVLLPLIRPSLVAAGVLSFAAHWNLVLYPRVMVSDPRFWTIQTWLTDLQRKYPVDWGLLSAAALMSILPLALLYLLFERSIVSTFEEGLKG
- a CDS encoding NUDIX hydrolase, producing the protein MVVLGAGGVVFNPQGEVLLLRDRMGFWVFPKGHLEAGETPEEAAVREVLEETGIRARVISPLPSTAYVNPKGVRREVVWFLMEGEGTPRLEAGMTGAGFFPVEEARRLLAFPEDLGLLEAALALRP
- the typA gene encoding translational GTPase TypA, which produces MEFRNIAIIAHVDHGKTTLVDAMLRQSGALERGEEGERLLDSFDLERERGITILAKNTALYWRGTKINIVDTPGHADFGGEVERALSMVDGVLLLVDAAEGPMPQTRFVLRKALEAGLKPLVVINKVDKKEARPDEVLSLTFDLMVELGASEEQLDFPYLYAIGREGRAWREEPRPDLSELFEAILAHIPPPRVEEGPFQLRVANLDHSPYLGRIALGRIHRGRVRKGEKVAVLAREGLREAKVVALFTHHGLGRLEVEEAVAGDIVALAGMEGVEIGDTLAALEAPEALPRLEVDEPTVALTLTPNTSPFAGREGRYVTSRQLKERLLKELQTNVALRVVETAPDTFELQGRGELHLAVLLETLRREGYEFSVGQPRVLLKEGLEPYEYLVVDVPESRFGPVMEALGSRKAQMQHMEQGEGRVRADFVLPARALFGFRSQFLSLTAGEGVMSHTFHGYGPYLGPLETRRTGSAVAMEAGVAYAYSLFRLQERIQFFIEPGTEVYVGMIVGEHVRENDLDVNVCINKKLTNVRAAGSDENIRLVPPRRLGLEEALEFLAPDELLEVTPKSLRLRKRVLDPSQRKRSEKLGV